The Vicia villosa cultivar HV-30 ecotype Madison, WI linkage group LG1, Vvil1.0, whole genome shotgun sequence genome includes a region encoding these proteins:
- the LOC131635599 gene encoding homeobox-leucine zipper protein ATHB-54-like, with amino-acid sequence MAGERPFINSPANNSNMNTLFHNQQHGNSSQQPLDSLFLSSSLPFFGSRTMVSFEDVQGGKKRCNNYLFNGFDLDENGDDEMDEYFHQSEKKRRLSVEQVQFLEKSFEVENKLEPDRKTKLAKDLGLQPRQVAIWFQNRRARWKNKQLEKDYESLNDSYESLKTDYENILKEKERLQSEVESLSKKVLARENQERESETKKLLQEPVMNKPLVDSVSEGEGSKLSIVEACNDNNISRQEDISSARSDILDCDSPCYKERVPEYQSDLSQDDEDNLLPPYNIFTKLEDVHYSNPNHNSSGYGFQEDDHHHALWSWSGY; translated from the exons atggcTGGTGAAAGACCCTTTATAAATTCTCCTGCAAATAATTCAAACATGAATACTTTGTTTCATAATCAACAACATGGAAACTCTTCTCAACAACCTCTTGATTCTCTcttcctttcttcttctcttcctttcttCG GTTCAAGAACTATGGTGAGTTTTGAAGATGTTCAAGGAGGAAAGAAAAGGTGCAACAATTATCTCTTCAACGGGTTCGATCTAGACGAAAACGGAGACGATGAGATGGATGAGTACTTTCATCAATCGGAGAAGAAGCGGCGACTCTCTGTGGAACAAGTTCAGTTTCTTGAGAAAAGCTTCGAGGTGGAGAACAAGCTTGAACCTGATAGGAAAACCAAGTTAGCTAAAGATCTTGGCTTGCAGCCACGGCAAGTTGCTATCTGGTTTCAGAATCGTCGTGCGAGATGGAAGAACAAACAGCTTGAGAAGGATTATGAGTCGCTTAACGACAGTTATGAGTCTCTTAAGACTGATTATGAGAACATCCTCAAGGAGAAAGAAAGGTTACAATCTGag GTGGAAAGTCTCTCTAAAAAGGTACTTGCAAGGGAGAATCAAGAGAGGGAAAGTGAAACAAAGAAACTATTGCAGGAACCAGTAATGAATAAACCATTGGTTGATTCAGTTTCTGAGGGTGAAGGATCAAAATTGTCAATTGTTGAGGCTtgtaatgataataatattagCAGACAAGAAGATATAAGTTCAGCAAGGAGTGACATATTGGATTGTGACAGTCCATGTTACAAGGAAAGGGTGCCTGAATATCAATCAGACCTATCACAAGATGATGAAGATAATTTGTTGCCTCCTTATAACATCTTTACAAAACTTGAAGATGTTCATTACTCCAACCCGAATCATAACTCGTCTGGTTATGGATTTCAAGAGGACGATCATCATCACGCTCTTTGGTCGTGGTCCGGTTACTAG